TTCAAATATAGATATAAGTCAGAGTATTTAAGTATAGAAATAGTCATGCGGTATAATATCTGAGTAGCTTCGTATGAGCACTCCATACTGTTTgtgagaaaaagtttttttttccaatcagTCTCAAGGATCAAGGTCTCCGCCATGAACCCCTGGCGGCGATCCCATCGCCCCCTTCtccaacccacacacacgcaatggCACGTTGCACCACGTTATCACGTAGAGGCTCAGTCATATCGTCTTGTGTTTCATCGCTGCCAGCGGTCCCTGCACCACCACCATGAGAtccaagcagacgacacgtcCGCCAATCAACGCAGCAGGCAAGGGGCGAACCTCACGCAGaggtcaacaacaacaacagcgagcGTCGTCACGTGAGGTTTCCAGCGCCACCACcgccacaaccaccaccacctacatcatcagagaaaacatttctctcctccctaccCCTAACCCCCGATTCTTATAAAGAGTGGTTCACAACTGGAGTGTTAATTGAAGGCACGTTACGAAAAGTTCTGATAGCAGTCAGTGACGTAAATCACGTTGCTGTCACGTCCTGACGTCAGTCCGGTCAATGTTCGTGCATTTGCCAGGCGCCCTCCATGCGCCACACCGAGAAGGCGTAGGACAAGCGTTCGTGCGCCATGTACGAGCAGCTGCCCGGAAGCTTGAGGTCGAAGTCCTCGGAGCGCAGCACCTGGTACAGGAAGTCGATGTAGCGCGTGGCCAGCTTGAGGGTCTGGATCTTGCTGAGCTTGTCCGAGGGCAGGGTCGGGATGATCTTGCGCAGCTGCGAGAAGGCGTCGTTCAGCGACTCGGTCCGTTGGCGCTCGCGCACGTTGGCCTGCACGCGCTGCGACTGCAAGTCCTCCAGCGTCTGCGGCTTCCGTCTGGGCTTCTTGCTGCCACTTCCGCCGGAAGCGCCGTCCGACTTCAGACCTCGCTTGCGACTGGCGACGTAATCCTTGCCACTTCCGCTTCCGCCGCTCTCGCAGTCTACGCCGTCCTCGGAAGTACTGGCGGAGAGGTAACCCTGGAAACAAAGACCTcaagctatatatatacatggatAACACATCGCTACACCTGAGACAGTAAGTCattctcctacacacacattcaaccatcttaacagaaataaataataatagtaaaaataataaaatacatactAAAGCCAAGAGATGCAAGAAGACTTTCATTGCTGATATCTCAATCGCCAAAAGAcatttccttctctctgttGGTTTATcagagtcagagagagagagatgtgtgagagagagtgtgatggagtgtgtgtgggagtgaaagagagtgtgtgggagtgtgtgtgtgagggtgtgtgtgtgtgggtgtgagtgagagaggagtgtgtgtgagagtgtgtcagaGAAAGAATTTTCGTGAACGTGATCACACGATCGCTAGACATTCTTTGACAATGTTggtcttgtttttgttcctgAGCGTAGTAACAATGCCCCATCTGTCATCATTCTGTCATCAGTTTATCAAACAAGATTGACATGACCGCTTACTTCCTAACAGTCACCACCTCACTCAGGTTGTACTAATACTTATTCATACTAAAAAAGCCACAGGAAGATTCGAAACGATTAAGGTGAAATTTCTAAAACTAGGCATTCCCCAAATCTTCTGAAATGCACTTTGTCTCTACATCGATGTGAAACTATTCACAACCAAAACTTTGCTatagagcagggatgcccaacctacggcccgcgggccatatccggcccgcaacgcggtgccatccggcacgcgtaacttctgcccacagtgcaggaaatcggcatgttagtaattaaagaagaccttaaaaaaaaaaaaaggaagaagaaattatttccCCCACGtagggcgtctctcaatcttttttcgatgaacgaacatttcgattcagtgctccgacttggtgtctctacgatgaggccggacattcagaagttggttcggggaaaacaacttcaaatatcccactattagtacataattaatggtaagtacaacttgtttctaataaaaatggtatctgctctattttttttttttttcgtttttgtatttttgcggtgaagcggcccgtgacacgcatgtcggaaatggatatggcccgcaggccgaaaaaggttgggcatcactgctatAGAGAATAAGAAACTGGATTTTTGTATGTCATCATTCCTTTTAATAATGTATTACTCAGCTGTTGTTTACGGCCCCTTCCTCAGTACCAGTGTGACAGACATCtgtcaaaacaatttaaacagtCCAGACAGCCTTCCCATGAAACATGGAGCACGCATATTTCCATTTCAGTTGAAAACTTTCCGATTCTTGTTCGTAGATATACATGAATACAAGAAccatacacatgtatacacgcGCTTGCACGCGTCAGAGTTCGGCAAACAAGAAGCCAGAGGCGAGAGAGACAACCCTTCCACGCCATCCAGGGGACAGCATCACGGTGTTCCGAGAGTTAGGATCGGTAATTATCGctcgaaaagaaagaaaaagaaataaaatgaacgGGGATCATGTTTGATCTTCGATGCCCTCTAAATTTAATGGAGGGGGCAAGCGAGGCTCAGTTGCAGCGCCATGTTTAAATTACGCCCCCTTTTCGCCCTGCGCAGGTGCCGGTAATTAGATTGATCTCCCCTTCTAACAGGTGCCATAGCCTATTGCTGGAACCTTTGATACACACAGATAAGGGGAGGGACTCGTGGATGTGGTGTGA
This sequence is a window from Pomacea canaliculata isolate SZHN2017 linkage group LG5, ASM307304v1, whole genome shotgun sequence. Protein-coding genes within it:
- the LOC112565168 gene encoding twist-related protein 1-like, which codes for MVPEQQGVGKLDTDSLLRHSHRPLPTTQVKPDAMMRDEGSEFRGLSSHHLYHEQQSPCGEGYLSASTSEDGVDCESGGSGSGKDYVASRKRGLKSDGASGGSGSKKPRRKPQTLEDLQSQRVQANVRERQRTESLNDAFSQLRKIIPTLPSDKLSKIQTLKLATRYIDFLYQVLRSEDFDLKLPGSCSYMAHERLSYAFSVWRMEGAWQMHEH